A genomic region of Penaeus monodon isolate SGIC_2016 unplaced genomic scaffold, NSTDA_Pmon_1 PmonScaffold_7436, whole genome shotgun sequence contains the following coding sequences:
- the LOC119571676 gene encoding uncharacterized protein LOC119571676: MSAVRSSIDVVANVYAVLIKEFLRLRFVLLAACFVVAMASQKCSRYCQTPGQTDVCCDPPPPPRPPPCIDFFDGNFPFCYSDHQCPAGQKCCRDACSQRKVSLAV; encoded by the exons ATGTCTGCGGTCCGAAGCAGCATTGACGTTGTTGCCAATGTCTATGCG GTCCTTATTAAGGAATTT TTGCGCCTCCGCTTTGTTCTCCTCGCTGCCTGCTTCGTGGTAGCCATGGCGAGCCAGAAATGCAGCCGTTACTGCCAGACTCCTGGGCAGACTGACGTGTGCTGTG atcctccacctccccctcgcccccctccgtgCATCGACTTCTTCGACGGCAACTTCCCC TTCTGCTACAGCGACCACCAGTGTCCAGCGGGCCAGAAATGCTGCAGAGACGCCTGTTCCCAAAGGAAAGTTAGTTTGGCCGTCTGA